The following nucleotide sequence is from Bacteroidota bacterium.
TGAAATTGCGTTTTTGTCTTAAAATTGTGCATAACGGTACGCCAATATGAGCAGGCTGGGCTTAAAACCGCCAACCCAAAAAACCAGCGATACCGCGGATTAAATATACAAACTTTTCTATTTCTGCAACCCCCAGCTTGCTTATATTGGCTGTTATAGCCTGGTGGCGGCGTGTTAAAAGCGCAAACCTATATGGGCGCACAAGGTTTGGAACATCATTTTGCCCCCGGAACCGGATTTAATTGCTATCTCATCTATCTGCCGGGCATTTAATAGCTGCAGGACTTGTCAGGGTGCAAAGCAAAGTGGCGGAAAAGTTGTTTCAAAAACCATTAGCCAAACCATTGGCTCAGAGGCTGAGTAAATGGTTATTATTCAGCAGACAAAAGGCTTTATTGCCAAAAGAGCCAAAGCTTACTCATGGTTTTGGAACTGGTTTTTGAACTTTACCCAAGTTTTGTGACACTTTGCAATCCGTTACAATAGCGCTCCAATTAAATGAAGGGGTGGGACTGGGGCATGCAAAATGTGTTATCAAACCGGAGCTAACTTAGATGCACTATCAGTAAAATGACCTTAAAATTGGCAGGTGACACTTGGCTGTAACGTTTTATGGTAGCGAGTCGTGCGGGATTTCGAAGCTGTTTCTTATCAGTTTACTACCTGTCTTTTTTACGAGCCCCAAACGCCCGCAAACCTCGGAAACCCGCATGCTCGCTGACCATGTGTTAGGTTTTCGTTGCTTCTACAGATGTTTCCATCTTGCAATTAGAGTTTCACTTATCTTATCAAGATTTGGCATTAATTGTGCCTGATTAATATCTTCCTTTTCAAGCAAAACTAATAAATTATCAGCTTCACTCTTTGCTAATTCTATTTTATAAAGAATCGGATTTTCTAATTCAATTTCTTTTGTTTCAATGTCAATGGTTTTATCCAAACTTGGAAATTCATGATATTTTAAATAGAAATCTTTTATTTTTCCATCAATTCTTGTAAAAACTCCTTTTTGAGATTTTATGTATTCATTTCCATGATTAAAATCAAAAAAGGTATTTATAGCAAACAGTTTATTTTCATTTGTACTCCAAACTTCTGAATATCTTTTTTTATTAAAAGCCCAAATACATATGTTTTCAAATTCTTCTTCATTCCTATATTCTCTGCCGACTGCAAAATATGCTGCAAATACAGGGTCAGTAGTCCAATCTAAAAGTCTAGTTGGGATTCCATGATGTTGAGCAAGAGGAAAATGGTCTTTAAGAAAAAAATCAGAAGAATGTTGAACTTTATCAGAATATGATGGTGAAAGCTTCCCCCAAAACAGTAGCGATTAAAAATATAGTTTAATCGTTAACTTTGGTAGAATGAAAACAACAAAATTTACAGAGAGTCAAATCATCAAGATTCTGAAAGAGCAGGACCAAGGCAAGAGTGTTTCGGATATCTGCCGGGAGCATGGTATAAGCCAACCAACTTTTTATCAGTGGAAATCAAAGTATTCAGGGATGGAGGTAACCCAGTTGAAAAGACTTAAGGAACTGGAACGAGAACTTTCGCAATACAAGAAGATTGTAGCTGAACAGGCGTTGCATATCACGGTTTTAAAAGATGTAATTGAAAAAAGCTCTAAGGCCTGCAGAGAAACGGGAATTGGTAACCTATGCTCAACAAAGGCACACGTTGAGCATTCGGCAGGCCTGTGTGCTATTTAATATATACCAGAGTGTATATTATTATCAACCCATTGCGGGGAATGATCAGGAAATTAAGGACAAGCTGGCAGAACTAGCAGAGGTTCATCGCCGGTGGGGATTTTGGATGATGCACTATCACCTGCGGCAATTAAATCATTTCTGGAACCATAAAAGAGTTTATCGGGTTTATACCGAGATGAAGCTTAACTTGAGAAGAAAATGTAAAAGAAGGCTGCCATTGCGCCCGCAGGAGTCCTTGTTACAGCCGCTATTACCTAACTTAACCTGGAGCATGGATTTTATGCATGATGTGCTTAATAACGGAGTTAAATTCAGGACATTTAATGTAATCGATGATTTTAACCGGGAAGCTTTGACTATCACCTTAGGTACAAGTATTACAAGTCTGCGGGTAATCAGGGAACTGGAACGATTAATCGACTGGAGAGGCAAACCCGAACACATAAGGGTTGATAATGGGCCGGAATTTATCGCCCAGGCTATGGAAGACTGGGCAAACGATAAGAATATAAAACTCAAGTTTATTCCCAAAGGAAAACCGCATAGAAATGGTTATGTAGAGCGATTCAACAGAAGCTATCGTGAAGAAGTTCTGGATAGTTACCTATTTGAAAACATCCGACAGGCACAACTAATCTCAAATGCATGGCTATGGTCTTACAATAATGAGCGACCCCATAGTTCGCTGATGTACCACACTCCGGTATCATTCCTATTGAAATATGGAAAACTTCACCGCCCACAAGGCCCAACAAAGTTTCCCACATTTCAACAGGACATAAACATTAATTTAAAAAGTTTAATTTTAAATGCTACTAATTAGGGGAAGCTTTCAATGGCGTATGAAAATTCTTTTCCGGTATTTTAAAACCTAAAATCCTTGCCAAATTTGTGAAATCAGCCACAGCCTTAATTTCCGCTTGCGTTTGTAACATGAATTTTTTTTCAAATTCATTAATGTCTTGGTCTTGGTAATCTTGTGAATCATCAATTTTCTTTATTAATGGGTCTAATGTAGTATTTGGCTCTCTCCAAGCAGATGGTTTTAAATTCCAATTACTGTTCCATTGACCACGAAAAATCCACTCACATTTTTCATAGTTTTCATTCCACCAAAAATCATTAGATTTTCTAATAAAATTCAAATATTCTCTCGCATTAAAAGGAATGGATTTATCTGTACAATTAATAATTTTAATGGCATTCATTTAGTAAAATTTTATTTGTAGAGTTCTCTTGCAATGAAACCTAACGTTTGATGGTATGGTGTCGTGCGGGATTACGAAGCGATTTCTTGTCAGTTTACACCGACTTTTTTACGAGCCACAAACGCTCGCAAACCACTGAAACCCGCATGCACTATACCATGTGTTAGCAACTGGCCTTTTTTGTTTTTTGTCATTTTTTTGTCAAATATACGCAAACTTTTCAATCGAAGTGCTGCCGTTTCTTGGTGCGTTGGCGTGGGACGGGCTGACAGGCTCTTTTGTAAGCCTTTGGATGGAGCGACGGCTCGTGGGGGCTTGCAAATGTGCCTGACAGCGAAGGGATGGGCGGGTCGGCTTGAACGTATGCTGTTTGTTTTTGTCTTTTGTTTCGGGGTTTTGTGAATTATCAAAATGGTAATAAACTGTCAAAACAGGGAAATGAATGGTTGTTGTAAAGAAATATGCGATTGTCGTAAAGAATTCAATGATTGGTCGAGTGAAAAACGTTATTGTTGTTGAGAAATATGTATTTAATTTGTTGAAAATCATAATTTTTATGTCGAAATGTTAGTTTATGTAAAATAAATTCATAATTTGCATCGTGAAAATCGGATTTTATACATGGAAATCCAATAACAGGTCGAAGAAATCCTCGGTTGTTGTGTAGAGAGTCAATATTGTTGGTAAGAAAAGAGGTATGGAGTGGAGGAAAATCAATGTACCATGTGCGAAATTCAGTATTAGTGTTAGTTTTTCCTTAATCTCTTAATATTAACTCTTAAATCTTACCGTAATGAACATTAATCAAGAAGACAAATTTAGTATGTACTACGTGGTAAAGAATACTTGCGAAAAGTATCAGACCACCTGGACGACAAACGCTGTATTTGCAGCAACGTACAATCTTTGGGTTGCTAAAATTCCGTTGATTGAACAAAACAGGGATGCCCAAACCCTTGAAACAACGGGTATAACCACCGATAAAACGGCGAAACGTAACAGCATGACTGAAAAAACGCTATTCATGATTAATCGTTTACAGTCGTATGCGAATGTTGTAAATAATCCAGAATTGCTTGAAAGTATAAAATATACGGCTTCGGATTTGAAAAAATCGAGAGATACCGATGTTGTAGGTATTTGCAATACGGTGCTTGCCAAGTCTAATGCCAATGCTGCTGCTATTGTGACTTATGGCGTTACTGCTGCTATGATAACTGAATTACAGGCTGCTATTACTGCTTATTCGGCTACACTTGCCAAACCAAAGGCTGCTAAATCGCAAACTAAAACGGCTACTGAAAACCTTACCAAACTGTTTAAAGAAGCTGATGAACTTTTAGTTAAGCGTTTGGATTTGGATATTGAACTGTTTAAAACTTCGAAACCCGAATTTTACAGTCAATATAAAACTGCCCGAATTATTATCCCAACAGGTGGGGGTGCTACTTCTGTTTTAGGCAGTGTTAACCTTGCAGGAAGCGGTGAACCACTGAAAGGGGTGTCGTTTACTTTTGTTGCTGAAACCAATGGAATGATGAAAGCTGCTGCTACAAACGAAACTGCAAAGCCGATAGTTAAAAAGAGTGCCGATAAAGGTAAATTCCGTGCTACATTGCCAGAAAATACATATCGTGTAATAATTGAAAAAATTGGTTACAAAAAACAGGAAGTAACAATAACCGTTGCAAATGGTGAAACTACAAACTTGAATATTGAACTAGAAAAGAATTAAGCAAAGATTGCCCCGCAAACATGCGGGGCAATCTTTTATTGTATCTACAAAGGTTATTTGTATGAAAAAATTATCCTGAGCCAATTAAAGTGTATCAATTACCTTTTTAAGTTTAGCGGTAACCTGTTGGGCAACGTCTCCCAACGCAGGGTTGGTAATGGCTTGCATTGAGGCAATCGGGTTAACGGCGGCTATTTCAATTTTATCCTGACTTTGTTCAATAACAAGCACATTGCAGGGTAACATGGTTCCTATTTTATCCTCAGCCTGTAAAGCCTTTAATGCAAATGGTGGGTTACATGCGCCTAATATGGTATATCGCTTAAAATCAACATTAAGTTTTTCTTTTAACTTTTCGTGCATGTTTATTTCAGTAATAACGCCAAACCCTTCGGTTTTTAGAGCTTCATTGGTTAACTTAATTGCTTCATCAAATGAAGTATTAAGTAATTTGCTAAAATAGTATTCCATAGTTTTAGAATTTAGATGTTTAAAAATATTGTCAATTTATTTAGCGAGCTGTAAAATCCTGAAAGCCCCCCGGGCTACTATAACAAAGACAAGTGAGCCTACAATTAAATCGGGAAGTTTGGAAGATAATAATAATACTAAAATACCTGCTATAATTACGCCTATACTGATAAGTACATCATTGGCAAGAAATATCTTTCCGGCTTTTATATGTACTTCATCTTTGGTTTTAGCTTTTTGCAATAAATAGAGGCTTAGAGCATTTCCGATAAATGTAAAAGATGCAACAATTATCATGGTTTTATAATCAGGTATATGTTCGTACCCTAAAAATCTTCTAATAACCTCAAATAACCCGGCAATTGCAAGCGTAAGCTGTAAATAACCGCTTATTTTAGCAACAACTTTTTTCTTTGAGAGCGCTTTGCCAACTACAAACAAACTGATACCAAAAACAAGTGCATCGGCCAACATATCGAGGCTATCTGCAACAAGACCCATTGAGTTGGCCAACAGGCCTGCAATGAGTTCGATAACGAAAAAAGAAAAATTAATACCAAATACCCAAAAAAATAGTTTTTCTCGTCCCTTTCTTCTGAAATTAAAAAATCATCCGGCAACGCTTCTTTTGCTATGATTTTTGTATCGAGCTTCAAACTGTCAATAGTTTGAAAAATAACATCGTTATCCCCAGAATGAAATACTTCGAGTTTCCTGTTGGGTATATCGAAATGCAATGATTTTATTGAACCTACACCCTGGAGTTTTAACCTGATTAATTGTTCTTCCGAAGAACAATCCATTTTTGAAATATTGAAGGTTGTCTTATTCATCTTATAAAACTTTACAACCATCGTTTGACCATGCTTAGCCAAACGATGGCTATTTTTAGTAACTTATTTAAGGCTTTCGGTATAAATATGATTTAAACGAAGCATTTTATAATAATCATCGAAAATTAACAAATCGGCATCTGATTTGAAATGTAAATCAATTAAATCATGAAACTTTTTATTGCTTGCAAATGATGTTTCAATATTTTTGAGTGTTAATTCTTTCAAAGGGTTACTGGCGGCTTCGCTAAAGAAATAACTTGTTTTTGAAACAGACTGATTGGATTTAGGGCTTGTGGTTGATTTTTCTATAATCCGATAAACTGTAATTGGCCCTTTGTCGATAATTTCATATTCTTTATCCTGAAATACCCTGTATTCCTTACCATCGCACAAGCGAAATCCCCAAATTTCCGATTTAGATAATTTAATGGTACTATCACGATGGGTAACCTTTACTGTTTTTGAGCCGAAAAAATCGGAGGTGCTTATTTTATGTTTTTCGGTAAGGCAGTTTATTTCGTAGGTGAGCTTGCCTGTAGAAAAATCGTTAGCTGACAGATATAAGCCACTTTTATTTGAAAGAGCTTCGTTAGATTGTCCAAATGTTGAACTTATTAATGCTAAGCCAACAATAGCGAGTGATAATAATTTTGTCTTCATAATTTTAAAATTTTGGAATTAATACTAAAAAGCATATTCATTTTTTTATTACTGAAAGAATTGTTTCGTTTAATGTAAAGTGACCCGTTTTCGGATTAATTTCAGACAACATCTCATCGGTTGTGTATTTGTCGCAAACGGTTTTGTGTACAAAGGTATCGGTAAGGGCATATTTACGAAGGTTGGCCAAGGTAAGCATGAATACCGCATTTTGATTTCTTGTACTGAAATAAAAATAGGTGATTGGAACTTCCTTAGACCTGCGACTTCTGCCCGATTGTTTGTATTCGGTTTTGGTGGTTTTGAAAGTATAAATGTACAAATATGAAGTATCGGCAATTAAACAAGGGGTGCGGTTTATAAAGCGGTAATTTTCGCCATTGGTTAAACGGATGGCAAAAATACTATCCTTGTAAAAAACGGTTTCTTTGTCCTGCTCTATGCTGATAATATCGGGCGAGATAAAGAATTGTTTGAGTTTGATTTTATCTCCTTTGTGCTGTTTATCGGTAGGAAAGGTAAGTTTTCCGGTTTGGAAATCGGAAGGAGTAAGATACAAGCCCTCGACTTCGCTGTTTTTTATTTCCTTTTGGCGTTGTGCGAAAATTTGCCCTGTAAGGCTTAACAGCATTACTATTGCTGTGATTTTTATATGTGTTTTCACTTTTCAAAATTTTAGATATTAAAACCACCTGCCAGTTTTTTGGCAGTAATGTAAATAGTTTTCGCCGTGTACACTTCTCAGGTATTCTTCTTCGAGCCTTACTTGTACCTGAAAAAGCAGGGTTGACGCAACGAAAACCAATAAGGTAATGGCATTGGGTATTATGAGGAATATCCCTGCCAATGTTAAGAGCATACCCAAAAACACTGGGTTTCGGGAGATAGAAAACAATCCGTTGGTTTTGAGTTCGGTTTTAGCCGAATGGTCGATACCAACACGCCATGAGTTGCTCATTTGCACCTGTGCAATGATTATCCATAACAAAGCAAGGTGAATGAGTGCAAAACCTGCATATTTGAGTATTGATATTTCGAGCCACGCAAAGGGTGCGAAATATTGCAAACCTGCGGGATGAACGAGGTTTACCAATGCCACAATAAAGATTAATGATGTTATGGGTGCTGATACCTTGCCCAAAAAGTCGTGTGCCGAATCGGTATTTTTAAACACATATGGATTAATGCCTGTTTTGCGTTTTACCCGAACTGACGGGATAACAAACACGACGAGGAAGTACACAACCAAAAACGATAGGATATATATTTTTTCGAACATAACTAATTAATTTTTACTTAGTTTTAAAATGCGGATAGCTCCCCTGAAAACAATAAGAAATACTAATGAACCGATTACAAGGTCGGGGTATTTTGAGTTTGTGAACAAAACCAAAAGGCCTGCAATTATAACCCCTCCATTGATTATTATGTCGTTGGAAGTGAAAATCATGCTTGCTTTCATGTGTGCTTCGTTGCTATTAGATTTTTGTAGCAAGTACAAGCAAATTGCATTGGCAAGCATGGCAAAAACTGAAACAGCAACCATGGTGCGATAGTCGGGAAAGGTATCCGTACCAATAAACCTTCTTACAACCTCAACCAAACCAATTAATGCCAATAATAGCTGTAAATAACCGCTCCAAGCGGCCACTTTTTGTTTACGATGAACCAAACTGCCAACAGCCCAAAGACTAAGTCCGTAAACAAAAGCATCGGCAAGCATATCAAGCGAATCGGCAACCAAGCCCATTGAGCCTGAAAATAATCCCGCAACAATCTCGATTAGGAAAAATCCGAAATTGATGACCAGAACAGCCCATAAAAGTTTTGATTGTACATCGTTTTTGTTCTTAGCCGATTGCCAATCAATTACAGATTGTTCTTTAAGTTCGGAACCCAAATCAAGGCTTTTTAATTTGCGTTCAATCTCGTTGTTTTCGGAATGTACGATTATCAACGTTCTTTCGGTTATATTAAACTGCAAATCATGAATGGCGGAAATGCCATCCAGTTTCATACGAATTAATCTCTCCTCTGAAGGGCAATCCATTTTGCTGATAATATATGTGCTTTTAATCATGGGGAAGTGCAAATTAAAAATTACAATTTGTTTCGCAATCGGCTTTGCCATATTCAACCTGTATGGTAGCGTGTTCAATATCAAACTGCTGGTGCAACTGGTGTTGAACGTTGGTGATAAACGTAACATCGGTTTGGGTGTTGGTTGCCAAATGCACGGTAAGGGCTGCATCGGTGGTGCTTAATGCCCAAATATGCAGGTCGTGTATGTCGGAAACTTCGGGCAAACTTTTCAGGTAGTCTCGCACGGCTTGG
It contains:
- a CDS encoding FRG domain-containing protein — protein: MFWGKLSPSYSDKVQHSSDFFLKDHFPLAQHHGIPTRLLDWTTDPVFAAYFAVGREYRNEEEFENICIWAFNKKRYSEVWSTNENKLFAINTFFDFNHGNEYIKSQKGVFTRIDGKIKDFYLKYHEFPSLDKTIDIETKEIELENPILYKIELAKSEADNLLVLLEKEDINQAQLMPNLDKISETLIARWKHL
- a CDS encoding carboxypeptidase regulatory-like domain-containing protein, encoding MNINQEDKFSMYYVVKNTCEKYQTTWTTNAVFAATYNLWVAKIPLIEQNRDAQTLETTGITTDKTAKRNSMTEKTLFMINRLQSYANVVNNPELLESIKYTASDLKKSRDTDVVGICNTVLAKSNANAAAIVTYGVTAAMITELQAAITAYSATLAKPKAAKSQTKTATENLTKLFKEADELLVKRLDLDIELFKTSKPEFYSQYKTARIIIPTGGGATSVLGSVNLAGSGEPLKGVSFTFVAETNGMMKAAATNETAKPIVKKSADKGKFRATLPENTYRVIIEKIGYKKQEVTITVANGETTNLNIELEKN
- a CDS encoding DUF302 domain-containing protein, which codes for MEYYFSKLLNTSFDEAIKLTNEALKTEGFGVITEINMHEKLKEKLNVDFKRYTILGACNPPFALKALQAEDKIGTMLPCNVLVIEQSQDKIEIAAVNPIASMQAITNPALGDVAQQVTAKLKKVIDTL
- a CDS encoding isoprenylcysteine carboxylmethyltransferase family protein, whose protein sequence is MFEKIYILSFLVVYFLVVFVIPSVRVKRKTGINPYVFKNTDSAHDFLGKVSAPITSLIFIVALVNLVHPAGLQYFAPFAWLEISILKYAGFALIHLALLWIIIAQVQMSNSWRVGIDHSAKTELKTNGLFSISRNPVFLGMLLTLAGIFLIIPNAITLLVFVASTLLFQVQVRLEEEYLRSVHGENYLHYCQKTGRWF
- a CDS encoding cation transporter → MIKSTYIISKMDCPSEERLIRMKLDGISAIHDLQFNITERTLIIVHSENNEIERKLKSLDLGSELKEQSVIDWQSAKNKNDVQSKLLWAVLVINFGFFLIEIVAGLFSGSMGLVADSLDMLADAFVYGLSLWAVGSLVHRKQKVAAWSGYLQLLLALIGLVEVVRRFIGTDTFPDYRTMVAVSVFAMLANAICLYLLQKSNSNEAHMKASMIFTSNDIIINGGVIIAGLLVLFTNSKYPDLVIGSLVFLIVFRGAIRILKLSKN